A genomic window from Halorubrum trapanicum includes:
- a CDS encoding glutamate-5-semialdehyde dehydrogenase — translation MTIMSESHTEPDTDVEADTDELARRAERAALRLANADQATRNEALRSIADAIREREAEILAANAEDVEAAEELLADGEYTQALVDRLKLDATKVEEIASMVESVAEQDDPLGETLAARELDEDLELYRVAVPIGVVATVFESRPDALVQIAALALKSGNAVVLKGGSEASESNRVLYEAIVDATADLPDGWAALIEAHEEVDRLLELDDRVDLVMPRGSSEFVSYIQENTQIPVLGHTEGICHVYVDADADLEMAEDVAFDAKVQYPAVCNAVETLLVHESVADAFLPDLVARYEESGVELRGDERTREVVDVDPATEADWDTEYGDLELSIKVVGDAYAAIDHVNDHGSKHTESILTEDSETAETFMTGVDAASVFHNASTRFADGYRYGLGAEVGISTGKIHARGPVGLEGLTTYKYYLEGDGHLVASYSGEDAVPFTHRELDGAEWTPGGR, via the coding sequence GTGACGATTATGAGTGAGAGCCACACCGAACCGGACACCGACGTCGAGGCCGACACCGACGAACTGGCACGCCGAGCCGAGCGCGCCGCCCTGCGCCTCGCGAATGCGGACCAGGCCACCCGGAACGAGGCGCTCCGGTCGATCGCCGACGCGATCCGCGAGCGGGAGGCGGAGATACTGGCGGCCAACGCGGAGGACGTCGAGGCCGCGGAGGAACTCCTCGCGGACGGCGAGTACACGCAGGCGTTGGTCGACCGGCTGAAGCTCGACGCGACGAAGGTCGAAGAGATCGCGTCGATGGTCGAGTCGGTCGCCGAACAGGACGACCCGCTCGGCGAGACGCTCGCGGCGCGCGAGCTCGACGAGGACTTGGAGCTGTACCGGGTCGCCGTGCCGATCGGCGTCGTCGCGACCGTCTTCGAGTCGCGGCCCGACGCCCTGGTCCAGATCGCGGCGCTCGCGCTGAAGTCCGGCAACGCCGTCGTCCTCAAGGGCGGCAGCGAGGCCAGCGAGTCGAACCGCGTCCTGTACGAGGCGATCGTCGACGCGACCGCGGACCTGCCCGACGGCTGGGCCGCGCTCATCGAGGCCCACGAGGAGGTCGACCGCCTGCTCGAACTCGACGACCGCGTCGACCTCGTGATGCCGCGCGGCTCCTCGGAGTTCGTCTCCTACATCCAGGAGAACACCCAGATCCCCGTGTTGGGCCACACCGAGGGAATCTGTCACGTGTACGTCGACGCCGACGCCGACCTGGAGATGGCGGAAGACGTCGCCTTCGACGCGAAGGTCCAGTACCCGGCGGTGTGTAACGCGGTCGAAACCCTGCTGGTCCACGAGTCGGTCGCGGACGCGTTCCTCCCGGACCTCGTCGCGCGCTACGAGGAAAGCGGCGTCGAACTGCGCGGCGACGAGCGGACCCGCGAGGTCGTCGACGTCGACCCCGCGACCGAGGCGGACTGGGACACGGAGTACGGCGACCTCGAACTGTCGATCAAGGTCGTCGGCGACGCGTACGCCGCGATCGACCACGTCAACGACCACGGCTCGAAACACACCGAGTCGATCCTCACCGAGGACTCCGAGACGGCCGAGACGTTCATGACCGGCGTCGACGCCGCGAGCGTCTTCCACAACGCTTCGACGCGGTTCGCGGACGGCTACCGCTACGGCCTCGGCGCCGAGGTCGGCATCTCGACCGGGAAGATTCACGCCCGCGGCCCGGTCGGGCTGGAGGGGCTCACGACGTACAAGTACTACCTCGAGGGAGACGGCCACCTCGTCGCGAGCTACAGCGGCGAGGACGCGGTCCCGTTCACGCACCGCGAGCTCGACGGCGCCGAGTGGACGCCGGGCGGGCGGTAG
- the proC gene encoding pyrroline-5-carboxylate reductase: MGGALLRGLARAEGYHLTAIDLDPEALAAIEDAVDETTDDVAAARDADIVVLAVKPDVAPAVLDDLDLRADQQIVTLAAGLPREFVAERTDAPVVRIMPNLAAETGDMAAAATNEGLTDEVRAMLDAVGEFVEVDESLMHVSTAVNGSGPAFAFYLIDAMKQGGIDGGLDPEQAETLAAQTFKGAAETVLRDDRSVDELIEAVCSPNGTTIEGMDVLWDSDADAAVEDAVAAAERRSRELAAEFDDG; the protein is encoded by the coding sequence ATGGGGGGCGCCCTGCTTCGGGGGCTCGCCCGCGCGGAGGGGTACCACCTGACGGCGATCGACCTCGACCCCGAGGCGCTCGCCGCGATCGAAGACGCCGTCGACGAGACGACCGACGACGTGGCGGCGGCGCGCGACGCCGACATCGTCGTCCTCGCGGTGAAGCCGGACGTGGCGCCGGCGGTCCTCGACGACCTCGACCTCCGCGCGGACCAGCAGATCGTGACGCTGGCCGCGGGGCTCCCCCGAGAGTTCGTCGCCGAGCGCACCGATGCGCCCGTCGTCCGGATCATGCCCAACCTCGCGGCGGAGACGGGTGACATGGCCGCGGCGGCGACGAACGAGGGCCTCACCGACGAGGTCCGCGCCATGCTCGACGCGGTCGGCGAGTTCGTCGAGGTCGACGAGTCGCTGATGCACGTCTCGACCGCGGTCAACGGCAGCGGGCCCGCCTTCGCCTTCTACCTGATCGACGCGATGAAGCAGGGCGGGATCGACGGCGGGCTCGACCCCGAGCAGGCGGAGACGCTGGCCGCGCAGACGTTCAAGGGAGCCGCCGAGACGGTGTTACGCGACGACCGGAGCGTCGACGAGCTGATCGAGGCGGTCTGCTCGCCCAACGGCACGACGATCGAGGGGATGGACGTGTTGTGGGACAGCGACGCCGACGCGGCGGTCGAGGACGCGGTCGCGGCCGCCGAGCGCCGGTCCCGCGAGCTCGCCGCGGAGTTCGACGATGGCTGA
- a CDS encoding TrkA family potassium uptake protein, which produces MTRTKRFVIAGGGRVGLQTAKNLTEQGHEVLLIEVDGDRVEELADEYLGPVIHGDATEQSILRQADLGDADAIAALTDETETNTEICLTAHYLEPSIRTLARSETATEPDHDEVVDATLLPQSLGGDHAADMLTGEGIRTLVYPTADLDIIEVTVAESAPVAGRRLDEVALPAGSLLISTADRDGLAGPETKLEASERYILAVESDVVDEVVNLFRG; this is translated from the coding sequence ATGACCCGAACGAAGCGGTTCGTCATCGCCGGCGGGGGTCGGGTCGGGCTACAGACCGCGAAGAACCTCACGGAACAGGGGCACGAGGTGCTGCTGATCGAGGTCGACGGGGACCGCGTCGAGGAACTGGCCGACGAGTACCTCGGACCGGTGATCCACGGCGACGCCACGGAGCAGTCGATCCTCAGGCAGGCTGACCTCGGCGACGCCGACGCGATCGCCGCGCTCACCGACGAGACGGAGACGAACACGGAGATCTGCCTGACGGCCCACTACCTCGAGCCGTCGATCCGGACGCTCGCCCGGTCGGAGACGGCCACGGAGCCGGACCACGACGAGGTCGTCGACGCGACGCTCCTCCCGCAGTCGCTCGGCGGCGACCACGCGGCCGACATGCTCACGGGCGAGGGGATTCGGACGCTCGTGTACCCCACCGCCGACCTCGACATCATCGAGGTGACGGTCGCCGAGTCGGCCCCAGTCGCCGGACGACGGCTCGACGAGGTCGCCCTCCCGGCGGGCAGCCTTCTCATCTCCACCGCGGACCGGGACGGTCTCGCCGGCCCCGAGACGAAGCTGGAGGCCTCCGAACGGTACATCCTCGCGGTGGAGTCCGACGTCGTCGACGAGGTCGTCAACCTCTTTCGAGGCTGA
- a CDS encoding DUF5805 domain-containing protein, which translates to MGGDRQSVKTYVPTEQKEVWRDHADELDMSLSEFVRTMVQAGRRGFAPADSGDREEPPSEAANPGGHDLERAVRTALESGPCSWDELVEAVVGDVEDELESTLDDLQERNRIRYSGRDGGYVLADE; encoded by the coding sequence ATGGGAGGCGATCGACAGTCGGTGAAGACGTACGTGCCGACGGAACAGAAGGAGGTGTGGCGCGACCACGCCGACGAGCTTGACATGTCGCTGAGCGAGTTCGTCAGGACGATGGTACAGGCCGGGCGCCGGGGATTCGCCCCGGCCGACTCGGGAGACCGCGAGGAACCCCCGTCCGAGGCCGCCAACCCCGGGGGTCACGACCTCGAAAGGGCCGTCCGGACGGCTCTCGAATCCGGACCCTGCTCGTGGGACGAACTCGTCGAGGCGGTGGTCGGCGACGTGGAGGACGAGCTGGAGTCGACCCTCGACGACCTCCAGGAACGAAACCGGATTCGGTACAGCGGGCGGGATGGGGGGTACGTTTTGGCCGATGAGTAG
- a CDS encoding glycosyltransferase family 4 protein — protein sequence MKVSHYFEFEEHVTGGMAASVDHQRKMFDRTGIDYTTEPTLDADVLHLNLMGPRSVWYARRARKAGIPVVAHTHVTAEDFGDSFRFTNALARPLKPYLRRAYGLADRLVCPSEYNRDVIRGYADVPTTVISNGVDREKLDGFESLEAEYRDRYDLDPPTVFMVGHVIKRKGLETFVETAHRMPDVDFVWFGHVDRSLKGRETTRLIDESPSNCTFTGFVEDIRGAYAAGDVFCFPTHEENEGIALLEAMAAGKPLVVRDIETFSWLEDGEACLKVGSEGDEGSAPGGDDDARGDNVEGFVDAIDELRDPERRAELGATAAERSEEFSLDAIADRYRSLYADLV from the coding sequence ATGAAGGTCAGCCACTACTTCGAGTTCGAGGAGCACGTCACCGGCGGGATGGCGGCGTCCGTCGACCACCAGCGGAAGATGTTCGACCGAACTGGCATCGACTACACCACCGAGCCGACGCTGGACGCCGACGTGCTCCACCTGAACCTGATGGGGCCGCGCTCGGTCTGGTACGCGCGCCGCGCCCGGAAGGCCGGAATTCCCGTCGTCGCGCACACCCACGTCACCGCCGAGGACTTCGGCGACAGCTTCCGGTTCACGAACGCGCTCGCTCGCCCGCTGAAGCCGTACCTCCGGCGCGCGTACGGACTGGCGGACCGGCTCGTCTGCCCCTCCGAGTACAACCGCGACGTGATCCGCGGGTACGCGGACGTGCCGACGACGGTGATCTCGAACGGCGTCGACCGCGAGAAGCTCGACGGGTTCGAGTCGCTGGAGGCCGAGTACCGCGACCGCTACGACCTCGACCCGCCGACGGTGTTCATGGTCGGCCACGTTATCAAGCGGAAGGGGTTGGAGACGTTCGTCGAGACCGCCCACCGCATGCCGGACGTCGACTTCGTCTGGTTCGGCCACGTCGACCGCTCGCTGAAGGGGCGCGAGACGACGCGGCTCATCGACGAGTCGCCGTCGAACTGCACGTTCACCGGCTTCGTCGAGGACATCCGCGGCGCGTACGCGGCGGGCGACGTGTTCTGTTTCCCGACCCACGAGGAGAACGAGGGGATCGCGTTGCTGGAGGCGATGGCGGCCGGGAAACCCCTCGTCGTGCGCGACATCGAGACGTTCTCGTGGCTCGAAGACGGCGAGGCGTGTCTGAAGGTGGGCAGCGAGGGCGACGAGGGGAGCGCACCCGGCGGAGACGACGACGCCCGCGGCGACAACGTCGAGGGGTTCGTCGACGCGATCGACGAGCTCCGCGACCCCGAGCGGCGGGCGGAGCTCGGCGCGACCGCCGCCGAGCGCAGCGAGGAATTCTCGCTCGACGCGATCGCCGACCGGTACCGCTCGCTGTACGCGGATCTGGTGTAG
- the proB gene encoding glutamate 5-kinase, which yields MAEDSGAERVAAADADRVGATDGERVAAARQEAAAADRVIVKAGTNSLTDDDSRLDRVKLDKLVADVMDLRERGTEVVLVSSGAVGAGTGRLDEGPESRDGVDSIAESQALSTVGQGLLMRHYTQSFERFDQDVAQILVTGTDLDAPERFDNFTNTVETLLSWGVVPVVNENDAVATDELRIGDNDMLSASIAIGLDADLLVTLTDVDGVYTGNPKRDDDAELIEAVDDGYERLREIVGDGTETDFGGIRTKVEGAHDVSRNGIPAIIAGSAERDVLARIAAGKPTGTLFVPKTGDDYE from the coding sequence ATGGCTGAGGACTCGGGCGCCGAGCGCGTAGCCGCGGCCGACGCCGACCGCGTGGGCGCGACCGACGGCGAGCGGGTCGCGGCCGCTCGGCAGGAGGCGGCCGCGGCCGACCGCGTGATCGTCAAGGCCGGGACGAACTCGCTGACCGACGACGACTCGCGGCTCGACCGCGTGAAGCTCGACAAGCTCGTCGCGGACGTGATGGACCTCCGCGAGCGCGGCACGGAGGTCGTGCTGGTCTCGTCGGGCGCCGTCGGCGCCGGGACAGGTCGGCTCGACGAGGGGCCGGAATCGCGCGACGGCGTCGACTCGATCGCGGAGAGTCAGGCGCTCTCGACGGTCGGACAGGGACTCCTGATGCGCCACTACACGCAGAGCTTCGAGCGGTTCGACCAGGACGTCGCGCAGATCCTCGTGACGGGGACCGACCTCGACGCGCCCGAACGGTTCGACAACTTCACGAACACCGTCGAGACGCTGCTGTCGTGGGGAGTCGTCCCGGTCGTCAACGAGAACGACGCGGTGGCGACCGACGAGCTGCGGATCGGCGACAACGACATGCTGTCGGCGTCGATCGCGATCGGGCTCGACGCCGACCTCCTCGTGACGCTCACCGACGTCGACGGCGTCTACACCGGGAACCCGAAGCGCGACGACGACGCGGAGCTGATCGAGGCGGTCGACGACGGGTACGAGCGGCTGCGGGAGATCGTCGGCGACGGCACCGAGACCGACTTCGGCGGGATCCGCACGAAGGTGGAGGGGGCCCACGACGTGAGCCGGAACGGGATCCCCGCGATCATCGCGGGCTCCGCCGAGCGCGACGTATTAGCGCGGATCGCAGCGGGTAAGCCGACGGGCACGCTATTCGTGCCGAAGACGGGTGACGATTATGAGTGA
- a CDS encoding MBL fold metallo-hydrolase — protein MVDSDWGDWLPRAVADADPDTVALWYLGCNGFAIKGSEGTVLWIDPYVGTGDPPRTIRMIPIPFDPEDVEAADAVLATHEHTDHVHGPSQAPILANTDADLVAPDDSLAVAREEEAWTEEYAVEEAAFTEVREGDELRIGEFTVHVVETRDADATHPVGYVIEHDAGTVFHAGDSKPSPSFTGLAERFDIDIGVLAFGSEGTVPDKETGEPVRTKWYSDENEIATAANDLGLDRLVPTHWDMWKGLTADPTALHDHVRSYESPERLEIVEIGDRIDL, from the coding sequence ATGGTCGACTCCGACTGGGGCGACTGGCTGCCGCGCGCGGTCGCGGACGCCGACCCCGACACGGTGGCGCTGTGGTACCTGGGCTGTAACGGCTTCGCGATCAAGGGGAGCGAGGGGACCGTCCTCTGGATCGACCCGTACGTCGGCACGGGCGACCCGCCGCGCACGATACGCATGATACCGATTCCGTTCGATCCCGAGGACGTGGAGGCCGCGGACGCCGTGCTCGCCACCCACGAGCACACGGACCACGTCCACGGCCCCTCGCAGGCGCCGATCTTAGCGAACACCGACGCCGACCTCGTCGCGCCCGACGACTCGCTCGCGGTCGCGCGCGAGGAGGAGGCGTGGACCGAGGAGTACGCGGTCGAGGAGGCCGCCTTCACCGAGGTTCGGGAGGGCGACGAGCTGCGGATCGGCGAGTTCACCGTCCACGTCGTCGAGACGCGCGACGCCGACGCCACCCATCCGGTCGGCTACGTGATCGAACACGACGCCGGCACGGTGTTCCACGCCGGCGACAGCAAGCCCTCGCCGTCCTTTACCGGGCTCGCGGAGCGGTTCGACATCGACATTGGCGTCCTCGCGTTCGGCTCCGAGGGAACGGTCCCCGACAAGGAGACGGGCGAGCCGGTCCGGACGAAGTGGTACAGCGACGAGAACGAGATCGCGACGGCCGCGAACGACCTCGGACTCGACCGGCTGGTGCCGACCCACTGGGACATGTGGAAGGGACTGACCGCCGACCCGACCGCGCTCCACGACCACGTGCGGAGCTACGAGTCGCCGGAGCGGTTGGAGATAGTCGAGATCGGCGATCGGATCGACCTGTAG
- a CDS encoding APC family permease — MSGEQTRSPEAELGLLDATMIGMGAMIGAGIFVLTGLAAEIAGPAAIAVFALNGVVTAFTGLSYAELASSIPKSGGGYAFVREIFDDLSSFIMGWMLWFAYMIAGALYALGFAPNFLELLHVYGVVRPPEEVGALALPVVDAAVPVGFLLAFAAVFGLVALNAVSTAASGSAETVFTIIKVAILLVFVAFGLASPMFSGAEFQPLFPEGSGAAAVLPAMGLTFIAFEGYDLITTVTEEVKNPRENIPKAIFASLAVTVVVYLAVVAVAVGTLGASGLAEAGEAGIAEAATSFMPTGLPIIQNGGALVVFGAVFSTLTALNAVVIASSRVAFSMGREGQLLPSFGQIHHRYGTPFVAILASAVVMLGSVALPTQSAGNMSSLFFLLSFVIVNVAAIRLRRERPNMHRPYEMPFYPAPPLIGIALNLILTGVLVEYLLRTDPLALGLSAGWILLGGAAYLTLNRLRAEPDSGPAAAEAEMAPETED; from the coding sequence ATGAGCGGGGAACAGACCCGATCCCCCGAGGCCGAACTGGGGCTGCTCGACGCGACGATGATCGGTATGGGAGCGATGATCGGCGCCGGCATCTTCGTGTTGACCGGATTGGCCGCCGAGATCGCTGGCCCGGCGGCGATCGCTGTCTTCGCGTTGAACGGCGTCGTCACCGCCTTCACCGGGCTCTCGTACGCCGAACTCGCCAGCTCGATCCCCAAGAGCGGCGGCGGGTACGCGTTCGTCCGCGAGATCTTCGACGACCTCTCGTCGTTCATCATGGGGTGGATGCTCTGGTTCGCCTACATGATCGCGGGGGCGTTGTACGCGCTCGGGTTCGCCCCGAACTTCCTCGAACTGCTCCACGTGTACGGGGTCGTCCGGCCGCCGGAGGAGGTCGGCGCCCTCGCCCTGCCGGTCGTCGACGCGGCGGTCCCGGTGGGGTTCCTGCTGGCGTTCGCCGCGGTGTTCGGGCTCGTCGCGCTCAACGCCGTCTCGACCGCCGCCAGCGGAAGCGCCGAGACAGTGTTCACGATCATCAAGGTGGCGATCCTGCTGGTGTTCGTCGCCTTCGGACTGGCGTCGCCGATGTTCTCCGGCGCCGAGTTCCAGCCGCTGTTCCCCGAGGGCAGCGGCGCGGCCGCCGTGCTGCCGGCGATGGGGCTCACCTTCATCGCCTTCGAGGGGTACGACCTCATCACCACCGTCACCGAGGAGGTGAAGAACCCTCGCGAGAACATCCCGAAGGCGATCTTCGCGAGCCTCGCGGTCACCGTGGTCGTCTACTTGGCGGTCGTCGCCGTCGCCGTCGGGACGCTCGGCGCGAGCGGACTCGCCGAGGCGGGAGAGGCGGGCATCGCCGAGGCGGCGACCTCGTTCATGCCGACCGGCCTGCCGATCATTCAAAACGGCGGTGCGCTCGTCGTCTTCGGCGCGGTGTTCTCGACGCTGACGGCGCTGAACGCGGTCGTGATCGCCTCCTCTCGGGTCGCGTTCTCGATGGGACGCGAGGGACAGCTGCTCCCCTCCTTCGGGCAGATCCACCACCGCTACGGGACGCCGTTCGTCGCGATCCTCGCCAGCGCGGTGGTGATGCTCGGCTCGGTCGCCCTGCCGACCCAGAGCGCCGGCAACATGTCGAGCCTCTTTTTCCTGCTGTCGTTCGTCATCGTCAACGTCGCCGCGATCAGGCTGCGCCGCGAGCGCCCGAACATGCACCGCCCCTACGAGATGCCGTTCTACCCCGCCCCGCCGCTGATCGGAATCGCGCTCAACCTGATCCTGACGGGGGTGCTCGTGGAGTACCTGCTGCGGACGGACCCGCTGGCGCTGGGGCTCAGCGCCGGGTGGATCCTGCTCGGCGGGGCCGCGTACCTCACACTCAACAGGCTGCGCGCGGAGCCGGACTCCGGGCCGGCGGCCGCCGAGGCAGAGATGGCCCCGGAGACGGAGGACTGA
- a CDS encoding TrkA family potassium uptake protein has translation MPSALDIVIAGGGRVGFQTAEILADRGHEVTIVERDEAVVSEIADEWIATVIRGDATDPDIIEQAGIEDADAIAALTGETGLNLAVCLAATELSPGVRTVARIDRTAGEAYTRFVDAVLFPERAGARVAANEVLGSDVQTLADVTGNLDIMLVRVAEGAPAAGKSLTEVRFPAGAVVVSDADGYRIARSDTSLTPGERYVVAVEPEVADEVMNLLQG, from the coding sequence ATGCCAAGCGCACTCGACATCGTGATCGCGGGCGGCGGACGCGTCGGCTTCCAGACGGCTGAGATCCTCGCGGACCGCGGCCACGAGGTGACGATCGTCGAACGCGACGAGGCGGTCGTCTCCGAGATCGCCGACGAGTGGATCGCGACGGTGATCCGCGGCGACGCGACGGACCCCGACATCATCGAACAGGCGGGCATCGAGGACGCCGACGCGATCGCCGCGCTCACCGGCGAGACTGGGCTGAACCTCGCCGTCTGTCTGGCCGCCACGGAGCTTTCCCCGGGGGTCCGGACGGTCGCCCGGATCGACCGCACCGCCGGCGAGGCGTACACGCGGTTCGTCGACGCCGTGCTGTTCCCCGAGCGGGCCGGGGCCCGGGTGGCGGCGAACGAGGTCCTCGGCAGCGACGTCCAGACGCTGGCCGACGTGACGGGCAACCTCGACATCATGCTCGTCCGGGTCGCGGAGGGGGCGCCGGCGGCCGGGAAGTCGCTCACCGAGGTCCGCTTCCCGGCGGGCGCGGTGGTCGTCTCCGACGCCGACGGCTACCGGATCGCTCGCTCCGACACGTCGCTGACCCCGGGCGAGCGCTACGTCGTCGCCGTCGAGCCCGAGGTCGCCGACGAAGTCATGAACCTGTTACAGGGGTGA
- a CDS encoding alanine-zipper protein, translated as MSERTAEAATTVDEDGIRVEKSFTDDAFPVPAVMYTLSSHREDPVRVRIVDRIPESFPMDRVGFHPEYESENWTAYKDHRVEFERVIDPDESVETVFGIRDEDPDLDGFLGTPVIEHVPVGEEIEDVLGAGDTDAVREVLSGDRATLPGMAEDDGLLPEDPAEGSDEASETKESDAESAEDEAGEDRAEPDADTEEPEFDAEAPELDDKEPKLDDEEPDAPESRAVDEGTAAVTAHEGDPVGAATETEVEPEPADDEGPDKTPETDETGAEKSDDDERQVAEGDETEADEPAKLPGEGGLAAALAAEIRTGAAAEEDIATIEEAFEGGVPRSVDVRIARLQSSVADIEAYADALAEFIDGEGTAREILDGIDERVDAVESEVDALDDRLDAADDEREEIASDVDRVDSAVDSASEAVDAVGERVDTVEDDVEAVEGDVRGVEADVRAVEDEVASVDEAVESVQDAVSTVENDVDDLVADVERMEGRADAVESTVDDLGDDVETLYEEVDRAAGRAENAEDLAEDADERAADAAERVDDVESTLDRFDEEFDDLWNDLAEVDARLTEVEDRLGEDLDDVSAELDEINDHLEELDEFRSRLNEAFGP; from the coding sequence ATGAGCGAACGGACGGCGGAGGCGGCCACGACCGTCGACGAGGACGGCATCCGCGTCGAGAAATCCTTCACGGACGACGCGTTCCCCGTGCCCGCGGTGATGTACACCCTCTCTTCGCACCGCGAGGACCCCGTACGGGTGCGTATCGTCGACCGGATCCCGGAGTCGTTCCCGATGGACCGGGTGGGGTTCCACCCGGAGTACGAGAGCGAGAACTGGACGGCGTACAAGGACCACCGGGTGGAGTTCGAACGCGTCATCGACCCCGACGAGAGCGTCGAGACGGTGTTCGGGATCCGCGACGAGGACCCGGATCTCGACGGGTTCCTCGGGACGCCGGTGATCGAACACGTGCCCGTCGGCGAGGAGATAGAGGACGTCCTCGGCGCCGGCGACACGGACGCGGTGCGAGAGGTGCTCTCCGGCGACCGCGCGACCCTCCCCGGAATGGCGGAAGACGACGGGCTGTTGCCGGAGGATCCCGCGGAAGGGTCCGACGAGGCGTCCGAAACCAAGGAGTCCGACGCGGAGTCCGCCGAGGACGAGGCGGGGGAAGACCGTGCGGAACCGGACGCTGACACCGAGGAGCCGGAGTTCGACGCCGAAGCGCCGGAACTCGACGATAAGGAACCGAAACTCGACGACGAGGAACCCGACGCTCCCGAATCTCGCGCGGTCGACGAGGGCACGGCCGCCGTGACCGCACACGAGGGCGACCCGGTCGGTGCCGCGACGGAGACCGAGGTCGAACCCGAACCGGCGGACGACGAGGGTCCCGACAAAACGCCTGAAACCGACGAGACGGGCGCTGAGAAGTCCGATGATGACGAACGGCAGGTCGCCGAAGGCGACGAGACCGAAGCGGACGAACCCGCGAAGCTGCCCGGCGAGGGCGGCCTCGCGGCGGCGCTGGCGGCCGAGATCCGCACCGGGGCGGCCGCCGAGGAGGACATCGCCACGATCGAGGAGGCGTTCGAGGGCGGCGTGCCGCGCAGCGTCGACGTGCGGATCGCCCGCCTCCAGTCGAGCGTGGCCGACATCGAGGCGTACGCGGACGCGCTCGCGGAGTTCATCGACGGCGAGGGGACGGCGCGCGAGATCCTCGACGGGATCGACGAGCGCGTCGACGCCGTCGAGTCCGAGGTCGACGCCCTCGACGACCGCCTCGACGCGGCCGACGACGAGCGCGAGGAGATCGCGTCGGACGTCGACCGCGTCGACTCCGCGGTCGACTCCGCCTCCGAGGCGGTCGACGCGGTCGGCGAGCGGGTGGACACCGTCGAGGACGACGTTGAGGCGGTCGAGGGGGACGTCCGTGGCGTGGAAGCGGACGTGCGGGCGGTCGAAGACGAGGTCGCGTCCGTCGACGAGGCCGTCGAGTCGGTTCAAGACGCCGTCTCGACCGTCGAGAACGACGTCGACGACCTCGTCGCCGACGTCGAGCGGATGGAAGGGCGGGCCGACGCGGTCGAAAGTACCGTCGACGACTTGGGCGACGACGTCGAGACGCTGTACGAGGAGGTCGACAGAGCGGCCGGACGCGCGGAGAACGCCGAGGATCTGGCCGAAGATGCGGATGAGCGCGCCGCGGACGCCGCCGAACGCGTCGACGACGTGGAGTCCACGCTCGACCGCTTCGACGAGGAGTTCGACGACCTGTGGAACGACCTCGCGGAGGTCGACGCCCGGCTGACCGAGGTCGAGGACCGGCTCGGCGAGGACCTCGACGACGTGTCGGCCGAGCTGGACGAGATCAACGACCACCTCGAAGAGCTCGACGAGTTCCGCAGCCGGCTCAACGAGGCTTTCGGCCCCTAA